A stretch of the Polyangiaceae bacterium genome encodes the following:
- a CDS encoding CBS domain-containing protein: protein MSQLPPVTISERPPQDTLSDTRVSSVLRPPVIVTQDLPLSEVASMLNELANDASDAFVVVVDEHEEPVGLLTALSVMRLSQHHSRESLFDLCAEDGVVQQCTTVPPNASVKWVAHMLTTTGEPAAIVVDPYGKTLGAVTARDLLRGLGYVD from the coding sequence ATGAGCCAACTGCCTCCAGTCACCATCAGTGAACGTCCCCCGCAAGACACCCTCTCCGACACCCGCGTCAGCTCCGTGCTGAGGCCCCCAGTAATCGTCACTCAAGACCTGCCACTGAGTGAAGTCGCGAGCATGCTCAACGAGCTGGCGAACGATGCGTCAGACGCGTTCGTGGTGGTCGTCGACGAGCACGAGGAGCCTGTGGGCCTCTTGACGGCACTGTCCGTCATGCGGCTGAGCCAACATCACTCTCGGGAGAGCCTCTTCGACCTGTGTGCGGAAGACGGCGTGGTCCAACAGTGCACGACGGTGCCCCCCAACGCATCGGTGAAATGGGTCGCTCATATGCTAACCACCACTGGAGAGCCGGCTGCCATCGTGGTTGATCCGTACGGCAAGACCCTCGGCGCCGTGACGGCGCGAGACCTGCTCCGAGGCCTAGGCTACGTCGACTAA
- a CDS encoding CDGSH iron-sulfur domain-containing protein has translation MSDKITKYPGKHLDVFWDGRLCIHVGECGRAENALFEGGRQPWCQPDTVDADAATNVVERCPTGALSYARHDDGPEEAAFERNVVTVANNGPLYVAGELEIEGAAPDMPGVRFRAALCRCGQSKNKPFCDNSHEDAGFRDHGAVGANLEDENAGSPTQGALSIKPAASGPLLLSGEFELVAASGRVAMRANKAALCRCGHSKNKPFCDGSHKAAGFTGE, from the coding sequence ATGTCGGACAAGATCACCAAGTACCCAGGCAAGCACCTCGACGTGTTCTGGGATGGTCGCCTGTGCATCCATGTTGGAGAGTGCGGACGCGCCGAGAACGCGCTCTTCGAGGGGGGACGCCAGCCCTGGTGCCAGCCAGACACCGTGGACGCGGACGCCGCGACGAACGTAGTCGAGCGCTGCCCGACCGGCGCGCTGAGCTACGCGCGACACGACGACGGGCCTGAAGAGGCGGCCTTCGAGCGCAACGTCGTCACCGTCGCGAACAACGGGCCGCTGTATGTCGCTGGGGAGCTCGAGATCGAGGGCGCAGCTCCGGACATGCCCGGCGTTCGTTTCCGCGCGGCACTGTGTCGCTGCGGCCAATCCAAGAACAAGCCGTTCTGCGATAACAGCCACGAGGACGCCGGCTTCAGAGATCACGGCGCCGTCGGCGCCAATCTCGAGGATGAAAACGCAGGCTCCCCGACCCAGGGAGCGCTTAGCATCAAGCCCGCGGCGAGCGGCCCACTGCTGCTCAGCGGCGAGTTCGAGCTGGTCGCAGCCAGCGGGCGAGTTGCGATGCGCGCCAACAAGGCCGCGCTCTGTCGTTGTGGTCACTCCAAGAACAAGCCGTTCTGCGACGGTAGCCACAAAGCGGCGGGCTTCACCGGGGAGTGA